A single Pseudomonas putida DNA region contains:
- a CDS encoding DUF3325 domain-containing protein, protein MLSIALIGFAGFAALCLAMEKHFSELLKRKPGPAQLRGLRIGGWLLLMLSLVLAVHWRGWAHGLVEWIALLMAGVTLWVFGLPYMPRLLLGLAAVSLVLGPLLAVLAG, encoded by the coding sequence ATGCTGAGCATTGCCCTGATCGGTTTCGCAGGTTTCGCCGCGCTGTGCCTGGCGATGGAAAAGCACTTCAGCGAGCTGCTCAAACGCAAGCCTGGCCCGGCCCAGCTGCGCGGGTTGCGCATCGGCGGCTGGCTGTTGCTGATGCTGTCGCTGGTACTCGCCGTTCACTGGCGTGGCTGGGCGCATGGTTTGGTGGAGTGGATCGCCTTGCTGATGGCGGGCGTTACCTTGTGGGTGTTCGGTTTGCCGTACATGCCGCGCCTGTTGTTGGGCCTTGCGGCTGTCAGCCTGGTGCTTGGTCCGCTGTTGGCGGTGCTGGCCGGGTGA
- a CDS encoding FecR domain-containing protein, with the protein MNPSFSPQVAEQAVHWLIESQGDDFDHSQQQALQRWLLSNDEHQRAWAHIQQVNQRLRGVASPVVHATLQAPHSPARRRALKALLLFGVASATGLGLHSHNPLPGLMADYRSPLGQRRRMQLDDGSLLQLNTRSAADVRFDGQQRQVRLLEGELALDVANDTRPLLLRTDQGAVRLDSGRFNVREFDGFSLVSVFSGKASFAGHALLAGQRARFTAQGWQAITPVDRNSGAWVDGMLVAAQMRLADFLAELGRYRQGQLGCSETVANLRVSGSYPLDDSEQILHMLEVALPVRVRRFTRYWVTVEPRLG; encoded by the coding sequence GTGAACCCGTCGTTTTCGCCACAGGTGGCCGAACAGGCCGTGCACTGGCTGATCGAGTCCCAGGGCGACGACTTCGACCACAGCCAGCAACAGGCGCTGCAGCGCTGGCTGTTGTCCAATGACGAACATCAGCGTGCCTGGGCGCATATCCAGCAGGTCAACCAGCGCCTGCGCGGGGTAGCCTCGCCAGTGGTGCATGCCACGCTGCAGGCTCCGCACTCCCCTGCCCGGCGCCGCGCGCTCAAGGCGCTGTTGCTGTTCGGCGTGGCCAGCGCCACGGGCCTGGGCCTGCATTCGCACAATCCGCTACCGGGCCTGATGGCCGACTACCGCAGCCCGCTTGGGCAACGGCGGCGGATGCAGCTGGACGATGGCAGCCTGCTGCAACTCAATACCCGCAGCGCCGCCGACGTGCGCTTCGATGGCCAGCAACGTCAGGTACGGCTGCTCGAGGGTGAACTGGCGCTGGACGTGGCAAATGACACACGCCCCTTACTGCTGCGTACCGATCAGGGCGCCGTGCGCCTGGATAGCGGGCGCTTCAACGTGCGTGAGTTCGACGGCTTCAGCCTGGTTTCGGTATTCAGCGGCAAGGCCAGCTTTGCCGGCCACGCGCTGCTCGCCGGGCAGCGTGCCCGCTTCACCGCACAAGGCTGGCAGGCCATCACGCCAGTGGACCGCAACAGCGGCGCCTGGGTCGACGGCATGCTGGTGGCAGCACAGATGCGCCTGGCAGACTTCCTCGCCGAGCTTGGCCGCTATCGCCAGGGGCAACTGGGTTGCAGCGAGACGGTCGCCAATCTGCGGGTTTCCGGCTCGTATCCGCTGGATGACAGCGAGCAGATCCTGCACATGCTGGAAGTGGCACTGCCAGTGCGGGTGCGGCGCTTCACCCGCTACTGGGTAACGGTCGAGCCTCGGCTTGGTTGA
- a CDS encoding DUF3649 domain-containing protein has translation MKRSAAGLPLSYRMAVVSRSLAALLGGYLLASLLSVCLALLLPLPQVDATLTGLMLSFVFYLLAFIWCFACRSAWRAWLGVLLPSLVLGLLGGFAYWMKNP, from the coding sequence ATGAAGCGCAGCGCCGCCGGACTCCCTCTCAGCTACCGCATGGCCGTGGTTTCACGCAGCCTGGCCGCATTGCTGGGCGGCTATCTGCTGGCGTCGCTGCTGAGTGTCTGCCTTGCCCTGTTGCTGCCGTTGCCCCAGGTCGACGCCACCCTGACCGGCCTGATGCTCTCGTTCGTGTTCTACCTGCTGGCCTTCATCTGGTGCTTCGCCTGCCGCAGCGCCTGGCGCGCCTGGCTTGGCGTGTTGCTGCCAAGCCTGGTGCTGGGGCTGCTCGGCGGGTTCGCCTACTGGATGAAAAACCCATGA
- a CDS encoding PepSY-associated TM helix domain-containing protein produces the protein MKEGFRQAMAWLHTWTGLIFGWLLFAIFLTGTLSYFKEEVSHWAQPEVRRHALDPVASLGLAQRYLESNAAHSGSWMIRLPNERDAALTVGWRDPEGGRRGFVRKDLDAQSGQPVEARDSRGGEFFYRFHFELQMPYPWGRWLSTLCAFIMLLGLVTGIITHKKIFKEFFTFRPGKGQRSWLDGHNAIGVLVLPFHLMISYSSLVLFMYMVMPAGIMASYGDTSGYFNDLFGRDEAPKVANVATPLVPLASLYAKVQEQVPGARMGFIQVQNAGDRNARVTFSQSSADNVPYKRSANWTFDGATGELLKQGAPESATMMTSFSFAGLHMGNYAGPWLRWLYFAFGLGGTAVIGTGLVMWLGKRQLKHAKSERLPGELRLVEVLNIASMSGLILAVAGFFWANRLLPVALQGRADWEVNTFFLVWLASLLHAVLRPGRKAWGEQLALGAVAFALLPLLNALSTDQGLNASVSAGDWAMAGFDLTALACGLFLAWAASKMLRPPKPAAKRAPKAAKVSSEMVEVQ, from the coding sequence ATGAAGGAAGGCTTCCGTCAGGCCATGGCCTGGCTGCACACCTGGACCGGCCTGATCTTTGGCTGGCTGCTGTTCGCCATCTTCCTCACCGGCACCCTGTCTTACTTCAAGGAAGAAGTCAGCCACTGGGCGCAGCCGGAAGTACGCCGCCATGCGCTCGATCCGGTGGCCAGCCTGGGGCTGGCCCAGCGCTATCTGGAAAGCAACGCCGCGCATTCGGGCAGCTGGATGATTCGCCTGCCCAACGAGCGCGACGCTGCCTTGACCGTGGGCTGGCGCGACCCCGAAGGCGGGCGTCGTGGCTTTGTCAGAAAAGACCTGGACGCGCAGAGCGGGCAGCCGGTCGAGGCGCGTGACAGCCGTGGCGGCGAGTTCTTCTACCGCTTCCATTTCGAGCTGCAGATGCCGTACCCATGGGGCCGCTGGCTGTCCACCCTGTGCGCCTTCATCATGTTGCTGGGGCTGGTCACCGGGATCATCACCCACAAGAAGATCTTCAAGGAGTTCTTCACCTTCCGCCCCGGCAAGGGCCAGCGTTCGTGGCTGGACGGCCACAACGCCATCGGCGTGCTGGTGCTGCCGTTCCACCTGATGATCAGCTACAGCAGCCTGGTGCTGTTCATGTACATGGTCATGCCGGCAGGGATCATGGCCAGCTACGGCGATACCAGCGGGTATTTCAATGACCTGTTCGGCCGCGACGAGGCCCCGAAGGTGGCCAATGTGGCTACGCCACTGGTGCCGCTGGCGAGCCTCTATGCCAAGGTCCAGGAGCAGGTGCCGGGCGCACGCATGGGCTTCATCCAGGTGCAGAACGCAGGTGATCGCAATGCTCGTGTCACCTTCTCCCAGTCATCGGCGGACAACGTCCCCTACAAGCGCAGTGCCAACTGGACCTTCGATGGTGCCACCGGCGAGCTGCTGAAACAGGGCGCACCAGAAAGCGCCACGATGATGACCTCGTTCAGTTTTGCCGGCCTGCACATGGGCAACTACGCCGGGCCGTGGCTGCGCTGGTTGTACTTTGCCTTCGGGCTTGGCGGCACTGCGGTGATCGGCACCGGCCTGGTGATGTGGCTGGGCAAGCGCCAGCTCAAACATGCCAAGAGCGAACGCCTGCCGGGCGAGCTGCGCCTGGTCGAAGTGCTGAACATCGCCAGCATGAGTGGCCTGATCCTGGCCGTGGCCGGGTTCTTCTGGGCCAACCGGCTGTTGCCCGTCGCCCTGCAAGGGCGGGCTGACTGGGAAGTGAACACGTTCTTCCTGGTCTGGCTGGCGTCGTTGCTGCATGCCGTGCTGCGCCCGGGGCGCAAGGCCTGGGGTGAGCAACTGGCGCTAGGCGCAGTGGCCTTTGCCTTGTTGCCACTGCTCAACGCCCTGAGCACCGACCAAGGGCTGAACGCCTCTGTGTCTGCTGGTGACTGGGCCATGGCCGGGTTCGACCTCACCGCCCTGGCGTGCGGGCTGTTCCTGGCCTGGGCCGCGAGCAAGATGCTGCGCCCGCCGAAGCCCGCCGCAAAACGCGCACCGAAGGCGGCCAAGGTTTCGTCTGAAATGGTCGAGGTGCAGTGA
- a CDS encoding sigma-70 family RNA polymerase sigma factor: MSSALSSTVEGLYHAHHTWLTGWLRRRLGCPQSAADLAQDTYVRLLQAREAPQLVEPRAFLATVAKRVLCNHFRRQELERAYLEALAQVPECVAPSEEQKAIIFETLLELDRLLDGLPALVKRVFLLAQVDGLGQTEIARELGISLATVKRYLNKAAMRCYFAL; encoded by the coding sequence GTGTCCAGCGCCCTCTCTTCCACGGTCGAAGGCCTCTACCACGCTCATCACACCTGGCTGACGGGCTGGCTGCGCCGTCGCCTGGGCTGCCCGCAGAGCGCTGCCGACCTGGCTCAGGACACCTATGTGCGCCTGCTGCAGGCGCGCGAAGCCCCGCAACTGGTCGAGCCACGGGCGTTTCTCGCCACCGTGGCCAAGCGCGTGCTGTGCAACCACTTCCGCCGTCAGGAACTGGAGCGCGCCTACCTCGAAGCGCTGGCCCAGGTCCCGGAGTGCGTCGCCCCGAGTGAAGAGCAGAAAGCGATCATCTTCGAGACCCTGCTGGAGCTGGACCGCTTGCTCGATGGCCTGCCAGCGCTGGTCAAGCGCGTGTTCCTGCTGGCTCAGGTCGACGGCCTGGGCCAGACCGAGATTGCCCGCGAGCTGGGCATTTCGCTGGCTACGGTCAAGCGCTACCTGAACAAGGCAGCCATGCGCTGCTACTTCGCCCTGTGA
- a CDS encoding FecR family protein produces MSHPDLITAAQSEAALQWLMRINEQPEAASSAEFKRWLLADPRHREAYAEAQLLWQLSEAPAARLAEEEDAALQRYLLAMAKPPGQGHWRRAGMALAAACLVLAVSVAGGWRPSDWLLDLQADFSSRDALRQVTLADQSQVTLDAGSAITVDFQQGERRVRLLHGAAFFQVTHTGQPFVVEAAGGEVRVLGTQFEVRDQGQGAQVIVRSGRVAVVPAVGQAGQVLTANQQLAYADGHAGELSSVDSESRLAWRQGWLNYYQVPLAQVVADLGRYYPGRIVLLDGELGQRKVSGSFPADEPLLALDSLGKVLGFSRQTLLGRLTVIR; encoded by the coding sequence ATGAGCCATCCAGACCTGATCACCGCTGCCCAGTCCGAGGCTGCCTTGCAGTGGTTGATGCGCATCAATGAGCAGCCGGAAGCCGCCAGCAGTGCTGAGTTCAAGCGCTGGTTGCTGGCCGACCCCAGGCATCGCGAAGCCTACGCCGAGGCCCAGTTGCTGTGGCAGCTCAGCGAAGCACCGGCAGCGCGCCTGGCCGAGGAAGAAGATGCGGCCTTGCAACGCTACTTGCTGGCCATGGCCAAGCCACCTGGCCAAGGGCATTGGCGGCGCGCCGGCATGGCGTTGGCAGCCGCGTGCCTGGTGCTGGCTGTCAGTGTGGCGGGCGGCTGGCGGCCGAGCGACTGGTTGCTGGACTTGCAGGCCGACTTCAGCAGCCGTGATGCGCTGCGCCAGGTGACCCTGGCAGACCAGTCGCAGGTGACCCTGGATGCTGGCAGCGCCATCACCGTGGACTTCCAGCAAGGCGAACGCCGCGTGCGCCTGTTGCATGGCGCAGCGTTCTTCCAGGTTACCCACACGGGGCAGCCATTCGTGGTGGAGGCTGCTGGCGGCGAAGTCCGGGTGCTGGGTACGCAGTTCGAAGTGCGTGACCAAGGGCAGGGCGCGCAGGTCATTGTGCGCAGCGGGCGGGTAGCGGTTGTACCGGCGGTGGGGCAGGCAGGCCAGGTACTGACAGCCAACCAGCAGCTGGCCTATGCCGACGGGCATGCCGGCGAGCTGTCGAGTGTGGACAGCGAAAGCCGGCTGGCCTGGCGCCAGGGCTGGCTGAATTATTACCAGGTGCCGCTGGCGCAGGTGGTGGCAGACCTGGGCCGTTACTACCCGGGGCGTATCGTCTTGCTCGACGGCGAGTTGGGGCAGCGCAAGGTCAGCGGTAGCTTCCCGGCGGATGAGCCGCTGCTGGCATTGGATTCGTTGGGCAAAGTGCTCGGGTTTTCTCGACAGACCTTGCTCGG
- a CDS encoding RNA polymerase sigma factor: MTEPDSEGTRARFVQVFLAQRARMEALVSRRVGCRATASDLVQELFLRFWRRPDFKVEALDTYLLRCAGNLAIDHLRSEGSRERVAEASLPVDEDGLVQAPEQAVEIDHDLQRIETALRALPERTRQIFLLNRIHGCKYGEIAKAMQLSQSAVEKHMMRALEACKASVAEPAIFTRRPGSARR, translated from the coding sequence TTGACTGAACCCGATAGCGAAGGCACGCGGGCGCGTTTCGTCCAGGTGTTCCTGGCCCAGCGTGCGCGCATGGAGGCCCTGGTCAGCCGCCGGGTAGGCTGCCGTGCCACGGCCTCGGACCTGGTGCAGGAGCTGTTCCTGCGCTTCTGGCGCCGGCCCGACTTCAAGGTCGAAGCGCTCGACACCTATCTGTTGCGCTGTGCCGGTAACCTGGCCATCGACCATTTGCGCAGTGAAGGCAGCCGCGAACGCGTCGCCGAAGCATCACTGCCGGTGGATGAAGATGGCCTGGTCCAGGCGCCAGAGCAGGCCGTTGAAATCGATCATGACTTGCAGCGCATCGAAACCGCCCTGCGTGCCCTGCCCGAGCGTACCCGGCAGATCTTTCTGCTCAATCGTATCCACGGCTGCAAGTACGGCGAAATCGCCAAAGCCATGCAGCTTTCCCAGAGTGCCGTGGAAAAGCATATGATGCGCGCCCTCGAAGCGTGCAAGGCCAGTGTTGCCGAGCCCGCGATCTTCACTCGCAGGCCTGGGAGCGCCCGCCGATGA